The Microcoleus sp. bin38.metabat.b11b12b14.051 genomic sequence CCTTCCGAACCATCAATCGCCGCTGCCTCATAAAGTTCTGCCGGGATAGATTGCAGCCCCGCCAAATAAATTACCATGTAATAACCTAATCCTTTCCAGACAGTAACCGCCATCACGCTAAAGATTGCCACCTTCGGATTTGCCAGCCAAGAAACCGGAGGTAAACCCAACACTTCCCCCAACTGATTTAGCAATCCAGTCTCCGCAAACAGCCACTTCCAAGCAATCCCGGCGACAACCATCGAAATCACCGCAGGCGTGTAGTATGCCGCGCGAAACCAGTTCATCCCGCGCAGCTTTTGATTGCACAAAATTGCCATTCCCAACGGTAGAACAACCAATACAGGCACAACACAGATCAGATACAGCAGCGTATTGGTCAAAGTTTGCCAAAAAGTGCGATCGCCCCACAAGCGCTCAAAATTCTTCAAACCCACCCACTGCGGCATTTGAGTTAAATCGTATTCGTAATTAGTAAAACTCAAATAAAAAGCTTGCACCGCCGGCCATAACACAGTCAAAGTCAAAACAAACAAAGCCGGAAATAGAAATAAATAAGGTGTAGAATAGCGTCGGAAAAATTTCAAATACATAATTGGTATTGGTTAATAAATAAGACGGCGGTTGAAACCGCGCCTATACAAACAATGTCCGCCTCCGCGGACAGAAGAAAACAACGTAATTCCATTTGTCGCCCGCTCTTATTCTTCAACCCGCGGAGGCGGGTTTTGTCTGTGTAGACGCGAATTCGATTCGCCGTTTTCCATTCGCCATTTTATCTTATTCTTCAACCCGCGGAGGCGGGTTTTGTCTGTGTAGACGCGAATTCGATTCGCCGTTTTCCATTCGCCATTTTATCTTATTCTTCAACCCGCGGAGGCGGGTTTTGTCTGTGTAGACGCGAATTCGATTCGCCGTTTTCCATTCGCCATTTTATCTTATTCTTCAACCCGCGGAGGCGGGTTTTGTCTGTGTAGACGCGAATTCGATTCGCCGTTTTCCATTCGCCATTTTATCTTATTCTTCAACCCGCGGAGGCGGGTTTTGTCTGTGTAGACGCGAATTCGATTCGCCGTTTTTAATTCACCATTTTATCTATCTAATTCTTCAACCCGCGGAGGCGGGTTTTGTCTGTGTAGACGCGGTTTCAACCGCCGTTTTCCATTCGCCGTTGCAATCGGTGGACATTGCGCCCCTACAAACAATAGTTATTTCACCCCAGAAAACAAACGTTCCCAATCTCCCGGAGCAATAGAATTTTCCCCCTCTTTTACCTCAAAAGTAACCTTACAAGCCTGCGGTTGTGACAAAGCTTGCACGCACAATTCTGCAATATCTTCCCGACTAACTTTACCGCGAATATTGTCTCCTTGCTCGAAGATCAAAGCTTTGCCGCCCGGTTCCTCAGTCAAAGCACAAGGTCTGACAACAGTATAAGGTATGCCGCTCGATCGCACGCAATCCTCCCCTTTCAACTTCCAAGTCAAAATTCCGCCCAACATATCATTCATCCTGACAGCCGGCGGTTCCTCTTCCAAAATCAGTCCGGGGCGCCCTGGGCGCGTAACTCCAGCCGAACTCACCATCACAAATTGCGGCAAAGTCTGCCCGCCATCACCTTTAATAGATTCTAATTCCAGTTGAAACACACCGGGTGTAAATTTCGGATTTAGCGCGCCATCATATTCAAACTTGCTCAGCATTAGCTGAAAAGAATAAATACTGGTGGGATCGAATTTAGAGCCGTCTTTCACAGTTTTGGCGCGGAATACTGGAATCAACTTATCGAAGGGAACTGCGATCGTAATCCAGGTATTGTACACAGTATCGAACGAATAGCAATAGCCAATGCCATCCCATTTAGCCTCGCTACGCACGATCAATTTGTAGCGCTTACCATCCCCCTTGACCCGCATCAGGAAGCCGTTAAATCCTGTGAGATTGAGCGGAGAATCGAAGTTACGGGTGCGGACAGAAGCAAAACCGCCGGAGTTGGCGGTGGAAACATTGCCCGTGAAGATAGCTGTACTGTCTGTAAGTACGATCGAACTTTCGCTAGTCCCGCCCATCACCACATCATCGAGAGCGCCCCAAGTTTCCTTTAAATCTTGAGTAGGTTTTGTGAAGTCAAAAATGATTTTTTCGCCTGCTTTCATGAGCTGGCTGCGTACAGCTTGTACTAAATTATTCAGGCCTTTGTATTCCACAACTTCGGGAACATCCACAACTTCCGGCAGATAAAACTTGATGCCTTGATAGTATTTTTCCCTAGTTGGAGTATCTCCTTCTACAGGTTGAACTTTGGTACCCGTACAGGAGATAACTGCTTCCACGCCCTCAGTGACGCGCGCTGTTAGCGTCTCGGCGATAGTGATATCTCCCTCGACTAATTCGACATTTTTGCCAAGAATTTCGGTTGCTCTTTTAATATCTCTCACCAGACAGCGCACTTGATATCCTCGCTGTTGCAGCCGCTTGACAACTCGCTTCCCGACGCCACCGGTGGCACCGGCTACCAGTACGAGTTTGGGCTTGTCTTTTTTAATGTTGCTGCTGCTTCCGAACAATTGTTGCAGCCAGCTAATGCTGCCGATGAAGGGAATGACGCCGAAATAAGCCAAGGTTTTGACAAATCTGCCGGCATCCCATTGGGCGGTATTTTTTTCAGTCACAGTCGCTTCCTCAGAGTTGGCTCAAATCTACTTAGCTGCTTTTGTATTTTAATCGAATTTTAGATTTGTGCGTTGGCGGGCGATCGCACTTTTTTTTACTTGATACCATTTTTACAAAAGAATGCCACTTTAGCTGATATCCCAACCCTGATTCAGTAACTCATTCCCAATCTCCAATCCCCAATCCAAAATCTAAAATCTAAAATCTAAAATCTAAAATCTAAAATCATCTGACATGGGGTTTGAGATGAGTTTGGCTCAAGGGAATCTCAATAATCAACTCGGTTCCCTCTCCGGGGGCTGAGATGCAGCTCAATTTGCCGCCGTGTTGTTCTACCACAATTTCGTGACAAATTGCCAAACCTATGCCTGCACCTTTACCCACAGGTTTTGTGGTAAAAAACGGCTCAAATATTTTTTGGCTAACTGTTTCTTCCATGCCCCAAGCGTTGTCCTTAATCCTCACTGCTACGGCTTTTTGTCCCGGACAAACTTCTGTTACTATCCGAATTTGTCCGACTTTCACTGATGGTGCTTCGCCCCCATATGGGGGCGATATTTTTGTGTTTACAAAGGACTCTTCTAGAGCATCAATTGCGTTTGTGAGTACATTCATAAACACTTGGTTGATTTGAACTGCATAACACTCAACTAAAGGCAGAGAGCCATATTCTTTGATCAGATGAATTGTCTGGCGATTCCCTACGGGATAGCTTTGCTTCACGGGCTTCGGTTTGAGTCGGTTGCTCAAAATCAGCAAAGCGCTGTCCAATCCGTCGTGAATGTCAACGGGTTTAATCTCTGCTTCGTCAATTCTAGAGAAGTTTCGCAGCGACTGAACTATCTCGCGAATGCGGTGAGCTCCAACTTTCATAGAACCCAACAACTTCGGCAAGTCTTCAACTATAAACTCTACTTCTGCTGCTTCTATTTCGGCTTTAATTTCCAGCGAAGGCGATGGGTAATGTTCCTCGTAAAGCAGCAATAAATTGATAATTTTTTGAGTATATTCGTCAGCATAGCTAAGATTTCCGTAAATGAAGTTAATCGGGTTAGTGACTTCGTAAGCTACCGCCGCTACCAACTGTCCCAAACTCGACATTCTTTCGCTCTGCACCAATTGAGTTTGCGCGCGTTGTAGCTCGGACATCGCTGTTTTTAAATGAGCAGTCTTTTCGCGTTCTCTGGCGACTGATGCTTCTAGTGCTTTATTTAATTTTTCGAGCTTGTCTGCTTGGCGCAGCACGATATTTATCATGGCTTTTTTTAGTTGCAATGCAGCGTCTATTTCGCATTGTTTCCAGGGCAAAGATTTGCACTTTACATTTTCTTTCCACAGCTCGAAAGATTTCCTAGGAGACAGTCTCTGGCTGCCATCTACATCTATTTCAACGGGTTTATTGGGGTTGCCAGCCCAGTTTACGGTACTAATTACTTCCGGACGAAACCACAAAACGTATATTTGTTGACTCGGCGATATTGCGATAGCCAAACACCCGCTGGCTGTGTCTTTGAATTCCTCAGCTTCTGGATAGAATTTGGTCAGCGAGTCTGTATAAAATATTTCTTTTGCTAGGTGCTTTTGCACCCACTTAGTTAAATATTTGAGTGATTCTCCCGGAGGTGTTTGTCCGACTCGATAGCAATTGTCTCCAAATATTATTGCTGCTCCCAGGGCGTTGACTGCTTCCAGCAAATTATGCTGACATTTAACTAACACTTCCGATAAATTTTCGGAGGTAGATATGTCTTCAAAAATCTGAGTTTGAATTGATTTTAAGTGTAGTTTGTAGTCGTAGTCTTCGTTTCCTTCTTTTGATTGCAGTTCTAAGGACATTACTTGCCCGATAAATTCGCAGGCTGCGCGCACTTCATAGTTGAGGTATTTTGGTGTATAGTTGTGGCAAGCAATCAATCCCCACAGTTTTTTATCTTTGATTAACGAGATGGACATCGAAGCTGTCACGCCCATATTTTGCAGGTATTCTATGTGCATGGGGGAAACGCTTCTCAATACGCTGAAACTGAGATCGAGGGGCTGGTTGGTAACAGGATTGTTTGCTGAGACGAGGGAGACTGGTTGATAATTAATATCTGGTATTAACCTCAACCAATTTAACGAATATAGTTTTCTGGCTTGTTTGGGAATATCTGTGCTGGGGTAGTTTAAGCCTAAGAAAGCACTCAGGTTTTCTGCTTTGTCTTCAGCGATTACAGCGCCGTTGCCTTCGGGATCGAATTGATAGACCATCACTCTATCAAATTCCGAAATTTTCCTGACTTCTTCCACAGTCTGTTGACATAATTCCTTGAGATTTCTGGCGCTTTGAATTTTGCTGACAGTGGATCTCACTGAATGATAAAAGCTAAAAACTGAAAAATTTTCTGTGGTGGTTGCCAATTCTAACTCGACGATCAAAACTCCTTCTCCTCGGTGGAGGATCCAGTCAAATTCTAAAGACTTGCCTGCTTTTTCGACAGACAGTTTAATGGGATTGATGGTTTTTAAGTTGTCTTTCTGCAAACAGGCTTTGAGTTTTTCTAGCTGAGTGCGATCGAGTAATAAGCTTAAATCTTGACCGATCGCGCTTTTGGCATCAACTCCCAACAAATCTTGCGTATTTTCACTGATTTGCAGTATTTCTAGTTGAGGTTCTCGTACTACCAGGAGAACTCCGTGTGGCTGAATGTGCCCCGATATATGAATCGGCTCTCTGTCGCAGTTTGTCAAGTCCACTTCTTCGAGGGCTGGAATTTGAATTTGTCGCTCCATTGTCTCTGTTTTCCGCTGTAAAATTTCGAGAGAGTTATCTATATTTTAGATTTGAGGTCAGATGGGATTTTCGATAATCTGATATTGTTCGATCGCATGACGGCTTGCTCCCTTGACCGACACAGCTCAGGCATCTGACCTCAAATCAGCGAGTCGAAAATAATAGAGTGGAAAATCAGCCTACCAGAAGTGTTGCTGCTAGACTGGCGCGAGCATTCTGGATGTGTTTGCGAACTCGACTCTTATATACGATTTGTGGCCAATATTAATTATTGCAGCAATTGTTCCCATAGTTCAAGTGATTTGAATCATGTTCCACAAAATTAATATTTATGGTAAGATTTTGAGACGGAGAAACAGGAGGATAGAAATGTGTCTCCAGACCGGCAGAGTGACGAAAATATTAAGTTAAGGTAAGGGTGACAAGATTTGAAAGTCAAGTCGCGTTAAGCTTTTTAAGTATATCCAACAGGCCCGACAATTAGAGTGATGCTCGACTTCAATACAGTTACTGAGTTCTCGCATAGCTACTGCATAGCTATCTGTGCCTTTTTAGTTCCGGCAAATTTGCTGACTACTTTGTACACAGGGATTTTGACAGGACTAAACCGACCTCGAATGCAAGTATGGGCGTCTGCGGCTGTGGCCGGGCTTTGGGCAACAGCAATGATTTTTCACGTTTTTACCTGGTTTGCGATCGGGGTAGTAATGCCTCCGACATACATCTTGCTAGTTATGGCGATCGCTTGTTTGGCTATCAATGTCTGGGCAGTGGGGCATCCTTCTAGCATGATGCAATTAATCCGAGTGGCGGTATCAGCTTTCAGGCGAGGTTTAGAAGCAGCAAGCAGCAAGAAGGCAGTTCGGCAACGGATGCAAGTAACCGATGTCACGGATACCATTTGAACCATCAGACAAATACCGCAACATCTTGCACATTTTTACCTGGTTCGCGATCGGGGTAGTAATGCCTCCGACATATATAGCCGAGTCTCACTCATGTGAGGTACAGGTTCTGATTTGAGATTTTAGATTTGAGATTTTAGATTGGGGGATTGAGGGATTGAGGGATTAATTGGTCCGGTGCGTCATCTTTCTGAGAACTGCTATAGCCGAGTCTCAAAAAGGTGAGGTAGAGGTTGAGATTTTCCATTTTTCGATTTGAGATTTGAGATTTGCCCGGAGCGGCTTCCCTCGGAGGGCAAGGATTGAGGGATTTATTGCTCAATACCTCATCTTTTTGAGAACTGCTATACATCTTGTTCGTTATGGCGATCGCTTGTCTGGCTATCAATGCTTCGGCAGCGGGGCATCCTTCTAGGATGATGCAATTAATCCGAGTGGCGATCGAGGAAGTTCGGCAGCGTGTAATGTACGGGATGTAACCGATACAATTTTAGCGCTCTCCGAAAGAAGGAAGCAGTAAAAAATTGGCATCTGGCATTCTGAAAGATTTGATACTCCCCAGCCCTTTCATAGACGGGGATTCTTGAAGAGTCCAGAGTCGGATCTTCAAAGGCGCCATCAAATCGCCGCTACTGATTCTACTAAGATTTAATCCTAGTTTCACCGCTACTTTTCTGATAATATTCGCCGCCCCATTGCCATCGGCATTGATTTTTGTACCGCCTGCCGAACAGTATAGTCCGCGAGTTACTCTTTTCCCTGATTCTTTCCACCCTTCAGGTTTTTCACCGAACTTAGGTAGCGAATCATTGTCCAGGAAACTAGCCTTTGAAGTATAAGCTTCTTCAGTTTCTACAAAATTAATTCCATGTTGTTTACACAACTGAGATATCCTATCTTTCAGTCTACCCGTGGGAATTTGTACAAACTTTTGATTCGTCTTTTTACCCATATTTGCATTTTGCTTCTGGTCTTTATTCCACCCAAAAACTAATGTTCCTATTTTATTTTCAATACAATGATTAACGACAATTCTCGCTGCCTTATTTACTGCATCTCTAATCTGTCGATTTCTTTTCTCAGTAATCCGAGCTAATTGATTCGACCAAAAGCCTTGGGGTTGATTCTCCTTTAAGACAGATACGCGCTTGTTATACCACTGATTTAAGGACTTTAAATGCAGCCCATCAACAATAAAAGAAGTTCCCACGTTGGATACTCCTGTTAACCAGTTGTTGATTCCGTGGTCTAATCCCAAAACATGATCCGGGTTGAACTCTACAGCTAATTCCTCTGTGCGATACACAAACTCGGCATAAAAGCAGCGGTTTCTGGGAAGAATCCGAATTTCGACCAACTTTTTGTAATCCAAATTAGAGGGCATCCGCAGAAAGAATTCTCCGACTCCAAACCAAAGCTTAACCTTGCTACGAAGATGGAAATCGCAGCAGTCCATCCTTTAATTTGACATCAGCCTTGGGGAATGTAACCAATTTAAAAGAATCTTTTTTGTATCCCGGTAGCTTTGGATGTTGCGTTACCGTTCCAGATTTAATTCCTTTTAGCAGTCCAATGTACGAACTAAAAGATTCAGCAACCCTAGTTAAAGTTTGCTGGGCGACATGAGAATACAGGGTTTTAAAATGCAAGTTCGACTTGAACATTTTATGCAAATCATTTTTTCTGGGAATATTTATTGTCTTGAAATATAACTGCCGACCATAGTAAATGGCACAATTAGCCAACTTATTCGATTCACTACATACAAATTCTAAAATCGCTTTCAGACTAGAGTCGGGACTAATTAAGTTTTGCTGGCAGCCGTAATTAGACATTTTTCTGGTTCTCGATATACTGTTTGACGACAGACAATGGTGCACCGCCAACTGTTGCAACAAAATAACTATTTGTCCAAAGAGTTGGTAATCGGCTTTTTAGCCAAGGAAATTCTTGTCTCAACAGTCGAGATGAGCGTCCTTTCAAGTATCTAATCAATTTTGCTATTCCGAATTGTGGGTCTACTCCTACCAGGACATGAACGTGATCTGGCATAACCTCCATCTCCAGCAACTCGGCATTGAATTCGGTGCAAACTTCTTGCAATATAGCTTTCAGTCGAATATCTACACCTTTGATCAATACCGATCTCCGATACTTGGGACACCAAACAATATGATAGTTACAAGAGTAAGTTACGTTGGCGTTTGACTTTAGTTTTACTTTCATCTTTACAGTATACAGGCTGGTGGACGTATAGTGTAATTTAAAGTGTAAAGAAATATTGAAGGCGGTTGAAACCGCCGCCGACTTTTCCCCGTGTCTGAAGCCAGGGGCCCGGCGGGCTCGTTTTTTGGTCAGGGATAATATTAGTTTTTCCTAAAGTTTTCCCTGGTTCGAGATTACTAATTCGGAGTCCTGATGCGATCGTGCTTATAGCAATTCGCGATCGCGACAATCTTTTGTTTCCGGGCCGCGGGGATGGAGGGCGCAGTTGAGCAGGTAGCCGCCGTCGCTTCTGCCGTAATAGTAGCGGCATCCCATGCAAATTGCTGGAGGTTCGATCGCACTTTGGTAAACGGGATAATCCGCACCCCCCAGCAGCGAAAAATCTCGCTGAGTTTGAACAGTCCCGATAATCGCCCCTGAAAGTTCAACAGCTTCGCGGATGTTTTCAATCCTGCTGTAAGGCGGCAGGTAAATGTCAATATAAACGCGGATGCCCTCACCTTCCTGCTCGTGGCGGGTAATAGTGCCCCCCAAGAGGCCGACGCGTGAGGAAATAGCAGAGGAAAATTCCCCCAACGAATTGCAGTAACCCGAGAAAACATGAATGTGTTCGTCGGTAGTCGCTCTCACCGTGAGGCGAGTGGGAATCAGCACTCTCAGGTAAGCGTCGAGATCGTCAAAAACCGGTTCGGCGAGGGACAGCATCTGGTTGGCCTCTTCGTGGTTGAGCCCAAAAGCCTTAGAAACTTTGTGCGCCAGGGCCGCTAAAATATCAAAAACTTCAGTTAACAGCGATTGCAGCCTGCTATCAATAGCGATCGGACATTCTCTGAGCAGTTTTAAATAATCCTCCAAACGGTGGGCTATACGCTGAATGCTGCTAAATCCTAGCATAGCTGCTCCGCCTTTAATCGAGTGCGAGGCTCGGATAAGCTGGTGTATCCTTTGGGGAGCTTGCACGGGGTTTTGCAGGCCTTGCAAGCCTTGTTCGATGATTTGGATGTGTTCTGTGGCTTCTTCGAGAAAGTAGCCGATAATGCGCTGTAGTTGTTCTGGGAGCATAAATTTTTTCTCCGAAAGGCACCCTAGTAGCAGAAAGCAGAACCTAAAAATGCTGATATTTTTTACTTTTGAGTCAATATTTAACTGACGGGTGGTATCACAGCGGCGTTGAATGCGCGATACCGCTCGCTGTGCGAGCCAAAAGCGCTGGACTCAGAAAATCATGATACAGATGCCAGTGCAAACCAGATTATTTCTGCTTGATATCTATCCTGCCTCAGGATAGCGACGGTGGCAAATACCAAACCGCAGAGAGTTGTCATGGCGCACATTGTTAAACCTGCTAATTCGATCGCCAACCAAATTCCGCAACCCCATATTCTCTCGTTCTCGATCCGGGGTTATTATCAATAAACTATGA encodes the following:
- a CDS encoding carbohydrate ABC transporter permease, with amino-acid sequence MYLKFFRRYSTPYLFLFPALFVLTLTVLWPAVQAFYLSFTNYEYDLTQMPQWVGLKNFERLWGDRTFWQTLTNTLLYLICVVPVLVVLPLGMAILCNQKLRGMNWFRAAYYTPAVISMVVAGIAWKWLFAETGLLNQLGEVLGLPPVSWLANPKVAIFSVMAVTVWKGLGYYMVIYLAGLQSIPAELYEAAAIDGSEGLRKHWDITVPLMKPYLVLVAVISAISATKVFEEVYIMTQGGPRNSSKTVVYYLYERAFKDLEIGYACTIALVLFLLILGLSVLQVSLQGLTRND
- a CDS encoding CIA30 family protein; its protein translation is MTEKNTAQWDAGRFVKTLAYFGVIPFIGSISWLQQLFGSSSNIKKDKPKLVLVAGATGGVGKRVVKRLQQRGYQVRCLVRDIKRATEILGKNVELVEGDITIAETLTARVTEGVEAVISCTGTKVQPVEGDTPTREKYYQGIKFYLPEVVDVPEVVEYKGLNNLVQAVRSQLMKAGEKIIFDFTKPTQDLKETWGALDDVVMGGTSESSIVLTDSTAIFTGNVSTANSGGFASVRTRNFDSPLNLTGFNGFLMRVKGDGKRYKLIVRSEAKWDGIGYCYSFDTVYNTWITIAVPFDKLIPVFRAKTVKDGSKFDPTSIYSFQLMLSKFEYDGALNPKFTPGVFQLELESIKGDGGQTLPQFVMVSSAGVTRPGRPGLILEEEPPAVRMNDMLGGILTWKLKGEDCVRSSGIPYTVVRPCALTEEPGGKALIFEQGDNIRGKVSREDIAELCVQALSQPQACKVTFEVKEGENSIAPGDWERLFSGVK
- a CDS encoding ATP-binding protein, whose amino-acid sequence is MERQIQIPALEEVDLTNCDREPIHISGHIQPHGVLLVVREPQLEILQISENTQDLLGVDAKSAIGQDLSLLLDRTQLEKLKACLQKDNLKTINPIKLSVEKAGKSLEFDWILHRGEGVLIVELELATTTENFSVFSFYHSVRSTVSKIQSARNLKELCQQTVEEVRKISEFDRVMVYQFDPEGNGAVIAEDKAENLSAFLGLNYPSTDIPKQARKLYSLNWLRLIPDINYQPVSLVSANNPVTNQPLDLSFSVLRSVSPMHIEYLQNMGVTASMSISLIKDKKLWGLIACHNYTPKYLNYEVRAACEFIGQVMSLELQSKEGNEDYDYKLHLKSIQTQIFEDISTSENLSEVLVKCQHNLLEAVNALGAAIIFGDNCYRVGQTPPGESLKYLTKWVQKHLAKEIFYTDSLTKFYPEAEEFKDTASGCLAIAISPSQQIYVLWFRPEVISTVNWAGNPNKPVEIDVDGSQRLSPRKSFELWKENVKCKSLPWKQCEIDAALQLKKAMINIVLRQADKLEKLNKALEASVAREREKTAHLKTAMSELQRAQTQLVQSERMSSLGQLVAAVAYEVTNPINFIYGNLSYADEYTQKIINLLLLYEEHYPSPSLEIKAEIEAAEVEFIVEDLPKLLGSMKVGAHRIREIVQSLRNFSRIDEAEIKPVDIHDGLDSALLILSNRLKPKPVKQSYPVGNRQTIHLIKEYGSLPLVECYAVQINQVFMNVLTNAIDALEESFVNTKISPPYGGEAPSVKVGQIRIVTEVCPGQKAVAVRIKDNAWGMEETVSQKIFEPFFTTKPVGKGAGIGLAICHEIVVEQHGGKLSCISAPGEGTELIIEIPLSQTHLKPHVR
- a CDS encoding transposase; its protein translation is MDCCDFHLRSKVKLWFGVGEFFLRMPSNLDYKKLVEIRILPRNRCFYAEFVYRTEELAVEFNPDHVLGLDHGINNWLTGVSNVGTSFIVDGLHLKSLNQWYNKRVSVLKENQPQGFWSNQLARITEKRNRQIRDAVNKAARIVVNHCIENKIGTLVFGWNKDQKQNANMGKKTNQKFVQIPTGRLKDRISQLCKQHGINFVETEEAYTSKASFLDNDSLPKFGEKPEGWKESGKRVTRGLYCSAGGTKINADGNGAANIIRKVAVKLGLNLSRISSGDLMAPLKIRLWTLQESPSMKGLGSIKSFRMPDANFLLLPSFGER
- the tnpA gene encoding IS200/IS605 family transposase gives rise to the protein MKVKLKSNANVTYSCNYHIVWCPKYRRSVLIKGVDIRLKAILQEVCTEFNAELLEMEVMPDHVHVLVGVDPQFGIAKLIRYLKGRSSRLLRQEFPWLKSRLPTLWTNSYFVATVGGAPLSVVKQYIENQKNV
- a CDS encoding Hpt domain-containing protein, which encodes MLPEQLQRIIGYFLEEATEHIQIIEQGLQGLQNPVQAPQRIHQLIRASHSIKGGAAMLGFSSIQRIAHRLEDYLKLLRECPIAIDSRLQSLLTEVFDILAALAHKVSKAFGLNHEEANQMLSLAEPVFDDLDAYLRVLIPTRLTVRATTDEHIHVFSGYCNSLGEFSSAISSRVGLLGGTITRHEQEGEGIRVYIDIYLPPYSRIENIREAVELSGAIIGTVQTQRDFSLLGGADYPVYQSAIEPPAICMGCRYYYGRSDGGYLLNCALHPRGPETKDCRDRELL